From one Planctomycetia bacterium genomic stretch:
- a CDS encoding putative sugar nucleotidyl transferase encodes MPLLIFEDEHVSRLYPVTVGRPAYAISVGSYRLIDRLLAWNEELTTVVRPHLRAVEQADYALAARGGAGDGLVLAVNARLVPSAEAIKQLRAIYEARNIGVVRTGDAIAAALLPQDMRPPAEEVDAAMLVRHLGDLRLPSLVTPGQDYELPLLDYPHDIIRYHMRTLRGNLDERLHLGTYQEIADGVFAAPGATLGQYAVTDTKAGPILLEENARIGPHCYLSGPAHLGPKARIIEHSAIKDGVALGHTTKIGGEIEASIIEPYTNKQHYGFLGHSYLGSWINMGAGTCNSDLKNTYGQVNMEYNGRKVPTGMQFVGVIVGDYAKTAINTGIFTGKTIGVCSMVYGFVTTNVPSFVNYARLFGQVTETPVDVMVATQARMFERRNVTQRPCDVQLLHAMYELTRHERQLAGEPLSL; translated from the coding sequence ATGCCCCTCCTGATTTTCGAAGACGAACACGTCTCACGGCTCTACCCGGTGACCGTTGGGCGGCCGGCGTACGCCATTTCCGTGGGGAGTTACCGGCTCATCGATCGCCTGCTGGCGTGGAACGAGGAACTCACCACGGTCGTGCGGCCGCACTTGCGCGCGGTCGAACAGGCCGACTATGCCCTGGCCGCGCGCGGCGGCGCGGGGGACGGACTCGTGCTCGCGGTCAATGCCCGGCTGGTTCCATCGGCCGAAGCGATTAAGCAACTGCGGGCGATCTACGAGGCGCGGAACATCGGCGTCGTCCGGACCGGCGACGCCATCGCCGCGGCGCTCCTGCCGCAGGATATGCGCCCGCCGGCCGAGGAAGTCGACGCGGCCATGTTAGTCCGCCATCTCGGCGACTTGCGGTTGCCGTCGCTGGTCACGCCCGGCCAGGACTACGAGTTGCCGTTGCTCGACTATCCGCACGACATCATTCGCTATCACATGCGCACGTTGCGGGGGAATCTCGACGAGCGATTGCACCTGGGCACGTATCAGGAAATCGCCGACGGCGTCTTTGCCGCTCCCGGGGCGACGTTGGGGCAGTATGCGGTCACCGACACGAAGGCCGGGCCGATCCTGTTGGAGGAGAATGCCCGCATCGGCCCGCATTGCTATTTGAGCGGTCCGGCCCATCTCGGCCCCAAGGCCCGCATCATCGAACACTCGGCGATCAAGGACGGCGTGGCGCTCGGGCACACGACGAAGATCGGCGGCGAGATCGAGGCCTCGATCATCGAGCCGTACACCAACAAGCAGCACTACGGCTTCTTGGGGCACAGCTACCTGGGCAGCTGGATCAACATGGGCGCCGGCACCTGCAATAGCGACCTGAAGAACACCTACGGCCAGGTCAACATGGAGTACAACGGCCGCAAGGTGCCGACTGGCATGCAATTCGTCGGCGTGATCGTGGGCGACTACGCCAAGACGGCCATCAACACCGGCATCTTCACCGGCAAAACCATCGGCGTCTGCAGCATGGTCTATGGCTTCGTCACCACGAACGTCCCGAGCTTCGTCAACTACGCCCGGCTCTTCGGCCAGGTCACGGAAACGCCCGTCGACGTGATGGTGGCCACGCAAGCCCGGATGTTCGAACGCCGCAACGTAACGCAACGCCCCTGCGACGTGCAATTGCTGCACGCGATGTACGAGCTGACCCGGCACGAACGGCAATTGGCAGGCGAACCATTGTCGCTGTAG
- the metF gene encoding methylenetetrahydrofolate reductase [NAD(P)H] codes for MPLRAAYTSPAFGLSFELYPPKTAAGDDELLANVAELMAFRPSYVTCTYGAGGSTRGKTLDVVESVAKRFGCPVASHLTCVGSTRDDLRDYLREAQSRGVSAIVALRGDPPKGETTFQAVTGGLRYANELVEMLRAEFPGFGIAVAGYPEKHLEAPSLDVDLANLKRKVDAGADAVITQLFYDNTDFFRFVDRCHQVGVQVSIVPGLLPVTNLKQIQRITSLCGAKLPPAFTAALERCGDDAAAQFEVGVEFAARQLDELLQAGVPGVHFYVLNKSQATSRVLDAVTGLLPGHERRAE; via the coding sequence ATGCCCCTCCGCGCCGCCTACACCTCGCCAGCTTTCGGCCTGTCGTTCGAGCTCTATCCGCCGAAGACGGCCGCGGGCGATGACGAATTGCTGGCGAACGTCGCCGAGTTGATGGCGTTCCGGCCGAGTTACGTGACCTGCACCTATGGCGCCGGGGGTTCGACGCGCGGCAAGACGCTCGACGTCGTCGAGAGCGTTGCTAAGCGGTTTGGCTGCCCGGTGGCCTCGCACTTAACCTGTGTCGGCAGCACGCGGGACGACTTGCGCGACTATCTGCGTGAAGCGCAGTCGCGAGGCGTCTCCGCGATTGTCGCGCTGCGCGGCGATCCGCCCAAAGGCGAGACGACGTTTCAGGCCGTGACCGGCGGCCTGCGTTACGCCAACGAACTGGTGGAAATGCTGCGCGCGGAATTTCCCGGCTTCGGAATCGCCGTGGCCGGCTATCCGGAAAAGCATCTGGAAGCGCCGAGTCTCGATGTCGATCTCGCCAACTTGAAGCGCAAGGTCGACGCCGGCGCCGATGCGGTGATCACGCAGTTGTTCTACGACAACACGGACTTTTTCCGCTTCGTCGATCGCTGTCATCAGGTCGGCGTTCAAGTTTCAATCGTCCCCGGACTCTTGCCGGTGACAAATCTCAAGCAGATTCAACGCATCACTTCCTTGTGCGGCGCGAAACTGCCGCCAGCGTTCACCGCGGCCTTAGAACGCTGCGGTGACGATGCGGCAGCGCAGTTCGAGGTCGGCGTAGAGTTCGCCGCGCGGCAACTCGACGAATTGTTGCAGGCCGGCGTTCCAGGCGTGCACTTCTATGTGCTCAATAAATCGCAAGCCACGAGCCGCGTGCTGGATGCCGTGACCGGACTCTTGCCGGGGCACGAGCGTCGTGCGGAATAG